Proteins encoded together in one Chaetodon auriga isolate fChaAug3 chromosome 20, fChaAug3.hap1, whole genome shotgun sequence window:
- the h3f3d gene encoding H3 histone, family 3D: MARTKQTARKSTGGKAPRKQLATKAARKSAPSTGGVKKPHRYRPGTVALREIRRYQKSTELLIRKLPFQRLVREIAQDFKTDLRFQSAAIGALQEASEAYLVGLFEDTNLCAIHAKRVTIMPKDIQLARRIRGERA, translated from the exons ATGGCTCGTACCAAGCAGACCGCTCGTAAATCCACCGGAGGAAAGGCGCCGAGGAAGCAGCTGGCCACCAAAGCTGCCAGGAAAAGCGCGCCATCCACCGGCGGAGTGAAGAAGCCCCACAGATACAG GCCGGGTACTGTTGCTCTTCGTGAGATCCGTAGGTACCAGAAGTCCACCGAGCTGCTCATCAGGAAGCTGCCTTTCCAGCGTCTCGTCAGGGAAATTGCCCAGGATTTCAAGACGGATCTGCGTTTCCAGAGTGCGGCTATTGGCGCCCTGCAG GAAGCCAGTGAGGCATACTTGGTCGGATTGTTTGAGGACACCAACCTGTGCGCTATTCACGCAAAGAGGGTTACCATCATGCCCAAGGACATTCAGCTGGCCAGGCGAATTAGAGGAGAGCGCGCATAA